TTCGCGCGAGTACGAGGCCAAGTTGGGTGTGCCGCGCGACGTGTTCGTGGACGACTACACCTTGGATGTGGGGGATTCCGTCCACCAGGGCGTGTTGGCGGAACGCCGCACGGCCACCTGGGTCTACAACCAGATCACCAGCACCAACCGCGATCCGGGACTGTTGCGCTACGTGGAAGGGTCGACGGATCTGGAGCTGAGGGTGTTTCCATTCGCCAGCGGGGAAAAACGCCGGACTTCCATCCGCTTTCTGCATGAACGTCCCGTCAAGATCTGGATCGGAAGGACGCAGGTGGAATTGGGTGGCGAGGATCGCTCCCGCATCCGCGAATTCCCCGGCCTGGGGATGGTGGTGCCCGAGCCCGCCTTGTCCAGCCTTCCGCGACGCCAACCAACGGTCCGCTACCACTTCGTTCTGGATGCGTCGGGAGCCGCCAAACAAGCGAGCGCATCGCTGGCCGCCTCCCTGGAGGTCTTCCTCAAGCGCTCCGGCATGACCGATGCGTCCTACCGGATCCACACGATGAACGTGCGCGGCACCTCGTTGCCGGCAGGCTCCGATTGGAGCAAGATCTACCTCGCAGGCCGCTTCGAAGGGGGGTACTTCTTCGAGCGCGCGCTCAAGCATCTCCTGGTGGACAATTTCCGGCGCGGATCGGACACGATCCCCGTGGTGGTGGCGGTCACGGATCAGACGCAATTCGTCTTCCTGAAGAACGATCTGGACCAGTTCGGTGTGGCCTCGCCTGGTTTGCAAGCCTTCTTCAGGCTGGATCGAACGGGAGCCCTGACTCGCAGGGACTTCGCATCCGATTCCCGCGAGCAGGTGGCCGAACGCATTTTCGTCGATTCGGTCGGGGTGCTGAAGGACGGGAAAGGTCGCACCCATCTGGTGTCCCTCCATGCGGGGAGCGTTCTGCTTCCGTTCGCGGACACGGGAGATGTGCCCTCGGCCGATGCGAAGATCACCCCTTGGGAACACGCGGCGGCGATCGCCCTGAAAGAGGCGCGGCTCGCGCTCTTGTGCGAGCGCGGCGACGCGACCTGGAAGGAAATCCTGAAGGAGGCCTTCGCCCACGGGATCCTGTCGCGTTCCACCGCCTACCTGGCCATGGAAACCGCCACCCAGGAGAACATGCTCCGTGCCAAACAGCAGGAAGTGCTGCGCGGCGACCGGAACATGGACATCGATCGCCAGGAGACCCAGCAGACGCGCATGAGCGAGCCAGGGCTGTGGATCCTGGTTCCCGTGCTGGGTCTGATCTGGTTCCAACGGCGTCGGCGGAACAGGCTCGCACGGAGCTAAAATTCCGCCGGTTGCAAAGGAGGGGAAGGTTCATGATCTATCAGGTATTGGCCTTGGGTCTGGTGGCCGGGATTCTCGGTGGCATGTTCGGGATCGGTGGAGGGGCCATCATGGTCCCCGTGCTGGTCCTGGCCTTCGGGATCGACCAGAAAATGGCTACGGGGACATCGCTCCTCGCGCAACTTCTTCCGGTTGGACTTCTGGGGATCGGCGTCTACTACAAGGAAGGCAACCTCGATTGGCGCAAGGGCGCGCTGTTGGCCGCAGGTCTGTTGGTGGGCAACCTGCTGGGCGCCCTCTTCGCCAACCAACCCTGGGTGAGCGCCGCCGCGATGCGCAAAGGCTACGGGGTGTTCCTGGTGGCGGTCGGGGCCAGGTATCTCTTCCTGTGACGGTCCATTGTGAGAAATTCGGATCCGCATGGGGCGTTTGGTCCATCGAATGGGGCCTGGAGGCGGCAGGGCCCGTTCTCCATCGCCTTGGCTTTCCGGAGGTCGATCTCTTCGAGGTGGCCGCTGAACCATCCGCATCGATCGATGGACTTGTGGACAGAATCCGACGCCATCTTTCCGGCGATCTCCAGGACTTCCGGGATGTGGCGGTGGATTTGTCGGGAGCCACGCCGTTCACCCGCGAGGTGTGCGCGTGGATTCGCGGGATCCCGCCCGGCGAGGTGAGGTCCTACGGCGAGGTCGCGCGCGCAATGGGCAAACCTGGGGCTTCGCGGGCGGTCGGACAAGCCTTGTCGCGAAATCCCATCGGCCTGGTGGTGCCTTGCCATCGCGTGGTGGGCGCCAAAGGCCTCACGGGTTTTTCCGCCCCGGGTGGCCTGGCCACCAAGGAACGGCTTCTTCGCTTGGAACGAGCCCGAATCTAGGCTCGGGAAGATCTAGACGTGCTCGAACAGGTCGACACGCCAGCCATCGGCGGCCCCGTATCCGGCCAACACGAATTCCACATGCAGATCCAGCGCTAGCATTGCCTTGGAGGCCAGTTCCATCGCCGTGATCCCGGAGGGCAACGGCGGGCGGGCTTCCAGCATGCGGATGAGGCTCTTGTAGATCGCCACCAGATGCAACACGTCGTTGGCTGCGTATTTGAGCTGCTGTTCGGAAAGGTCCGCGCGCGACCAGTCGGTTTGCTGCATCTGCTTGTCCAGTTCCACACCCAGGAACTCGCGTACCAAATCCTTCAAACCGTGCGACTGCGTATAGGTGCGCACCAAGCGGCTCGCGGCCCGTGTACAGAAGAAAGGCCCGACCTTCACACCAAGACTTTGCCGCAGAAAGGCGACATCGGTGGTGGCGAAGTGGAAGAGCTTGAGAACCGACGGATTCTCCAGCAGTTTGCGAAGGCGAGGCGGGCAATCCGAAAGTCCCGCGGTGCGCACCAGCGCCACATTGCCCAAGTGATCGCCCACCTGGACCAGCAGAACTTGGTCGCGGCCCAGCCGCAACCCGTGCAGTTCGGTATCCACGGCAATTTCTGGCAAGGCAGACCAGTCGGCAAGCTGGGTTTCTGTGAGGTCCGGTTGTAGATGGAAAGCGGTCAAGAGCGAGCTCCTCGGGAATCGAATCGATACATCAGGGTCATTCCGAGCCCTGCCACCGCGAGAGTGACCACCAGCCATGTCCAAGCTTGGTTGGCAAATGCGGGAGGCAGGATCGCCGCGATGGCGCCCAGCAAGACGAAATGTGCGAGGTAATAGACAAGTCCGTGGCGACCCAGCGCCGAGAGCGCAGTGAGACGGTGGGGAAAGCGGTCGGTAACCATGCAGAAGAACTGGCTGCACAAGCCTGCCAAGGCGATCAGCACAGGAAGCAGGGCGAGAGTGGGGGTATTGAAACGAGCGATGTGCGTCCTGGTAGGCTC
This DNA window, taken from Fibrobacterota bacterium, encodes the following:
- a CDS encoding MGMT family protein → MTVHCEKFGSAWGVWSIEWGLEAAGPVLHRLGFPEVDLFEVAAEPSASIDGLVDRIRRHLSGDLQDFRDVAVDLSGATPFTREVCAWIRGIPPGEVRSYGEVARAMGKPGASRAVGQALSRNPIGLVVPCHRVVGAKGLTGFSAPGGLATKERLLRLERARI
- a CDS encoding sulfite exporter TauE/SafE family protein; the encoded protein is MIYQVLALGLVAGILGGMFGIGGGAIMVPVLVLAFGIDQKMATGTSLLAQLLPVGLLGIGVYYKEGNLDWRKGALLAAGLLVGNLLGALFANQPWVSAAAMRKGYGVFLVAVGARYLFL
- a CDS encoding ribonuclease D, with the protein product MTAFHLQPDLTETQLADWSALPEIAVDTELHGLRLGRDQVLLVQVGDHLGNVALVRTAGLSDCPPRLRKLLENPSVLKLFHFATTDVAFLRQSLGVKVGPFFCTRAASRLVRTYTQSHGLKDLVREFLGVELDKQMQQTDWSRADLSEQQLKYAANDVLHLVAIYKSLIRMLEARPPLPSGITAMELASKAMLALDLHVEFVLAGYGAADGWRVDLFEHV